One window from the genome of Equus quagga isolate Etosha38 chromosome 6, UCLA_HA_Equagga_1.0, whole genome shotgun sequence encodes:
- the CBY2 gene encoding protein chibby homolog 2: protein MSPLECSECFGDQLTHTTYTWHLTLHSRPNFTRKRDTRSESLEIPINVVLPQRGTAEPFLRLHNLYSTPRCARQAALPRLSRRVVSQHSYPLNRFSSVPLDPMERPTSQADLELDYNPPRVQLSDEMFVFQDGRWVNENCRLQSPHFSPSSSFHHKLHHKRLAKEYLLQEENKALREENKGLREENKTLRKENKILQIFWEEHKATLGREESRASSLLLHKDSVALEVVKKDPALQAHRGKETSTLQLLREENRALQQLLEQRKAFWGQAEEKAAPMEENKRAPSPHEEPHGPGLLPEQGPGLASPFEEPKGSATPQEDSKTLRALREMVSNLSGSSGEEEGKAGPGLPDGSQCLELLREMNQALQALREENQNLQVLREENRLLQEENRALHVLREEHRLFQEENKALWENNKLKLQQKLVIDTVTEVTARMEMLIEELYAFMPAKSKDPKKPSRI, encoded by the exons ATGTCACCTCTGGAATGTTCTGAGTGTTTTGGTGACCAACTTACGCATACGACCTACACGTGGCATCTAACATTG cACTCGAGGCCaaattttacaagaaaaagaGATACCAGATCTGAAAGCCTAGAAATTCCAATCAATGTGGTTCTACCTCAG AGGGGCACAGCCGAGCCTTTCCTGAGGCTCCACAACTTGTACTCCACCCCGCGCTGCGCCAGGCAGGCCGCCCTGCCCAGGCTGAGCCGCCGGGTGGTCAGCCAGCACTCCTACCCGCTGAATCGCTTCTCCTCCGTGCCCTTGGACCCCATGGAGCGCCCCACCTCCCAGGCGGACCTCGAGCTGGATTACAACCCTCCCCGCGTGCAGCTCAGCGATGAGATGTTCGTCTTCCAGGACGGGCGGTGGGTGAACGAGAACTGCCGCCTGCAGTCGCCgcacttctctccctcctcctcgtTCCACCACAAGCTGCACCACAAGAGGCTGGCCAAGGAGTACCTGCTGCAGGAGGAGAACAAGGCCCTGCGGGAGGAGAACAAGGGCCTGCGCGAGGAGAACAAGACCCTCCGCAAGGAGAACAAGATCCTGCAGATCTTCTGGGAGGAGCACAAGGCCACGCTGGGCCGGGAGGAGAGCAGGGCCTCCTCACTGCTGCTGCACAAGGACAGCGTGGCCCTGGAGGTGGTGAAGAAGGACCCGGCCCTGCAAGCACACCGCGGCAAGGAGACCAGCACCCTCCAGCTGCTCCGCGAGGAGAACCGCGCCCTGCAgcagctgctggagcagaggaagGCCTTTTGGGGCCAGGCCGAGGAGAAGGCGGCGCCCATGGAGGAGAACAAGCGGGCGCCCTCGCCCCACGAAGAGCCGCACGGCCCCGGGCTGCTGCCGGAGCAGGGCCCGGGCCTCGCCTCCCCCTTCGAGGAGCCCAAGGGGTCCGCCACGCCGCAGGAAGACTCCAAGACGCTCCGCGCCCTGCGCGAGATGGTCAGCAACCTGTCGGGGTCCtccggggaggaggagggcaaggCGGGCCCCGGCCTGCCGGACGGGAGCCAGTGCTTGGAGCTGCTGAGGGAGATGAACCAGGCGCTGCAGGCGCTGCGGGAGGAGAACCAGAACCTGCAGGTCCTGCGCGAGGAGAACCGGCTCCTGCAGGAGGAGAACAGGGCGCTGCACGTGCTGCGCGAGGAGCACCGGCTCTTCCAGGAAGAGAACAAGGCCCTGTGGGAGAACAACAAGCTGAAGCTGCAGCAGAAGCTGGTCATCGACACGGTGACCGAGGTCACCGCCCGTATGGAGATGCTCATTGAGGAGCTCTATGCCTTCATGCCGGCTAAGAGCAAGGACCCCAAGAAGCCCAGCAGGATCTGA